The stretch of DNA GTTGGCATCCAAGCATTAAGTCATATTGAAATTAAATTACACAACACATACGCTGGGTGAGCACCAATCAAAGCTACAGCCATCATCGTACAATTGTGAGCTGCAGTTATTCCTCTGGGATCATCCTCAAACACAACACATTTGGAGGGTTTTCGGTCAAGCTGCATAACAAGTTTCAAACATAATTTCATGATTTCCAGGatgtttaatataataatgtGGAAAAGGAGAAGAGTACGCAAGATCCAAGGTAAATGGAACTAGAACCAAGCCAAGAAGCCAATCATCATCTCGTGACACCCCTCACCGTGATATTTCCTAGGCAAAGGCATTTGCATATCAAGCATGCACAACTTTCTCTTACTTTTTCCATTGGTATCAAACAGTAGGTGCCAAACATACCTTTACAGCAGCAGAAAGGAACCTATGTGCAATGGAATCCATACCATCTTCCTCGGACACAATGGCCTGCAACTCCAGAAGAGATTACTTAGCTTATTTAAATAAAGATTCAGTTAGTTTACACCTTTTCACTACATTTCAAGTCACAAGCATTACTTCTATTAAATTTTTGACACATGCGACATAATAGAACGCATATCAATTTTTTATCCATCAATTGATTTCTGTCAGGCATTTATTCCACAAATGAAAAGCACACGTCCAGTGACATTTTACCGAAGAGAATAACATCCATTTGAACACACAACAAAGAGGATTAAAATCCCCGAGCACGAAAAATTGGTAGATGTAAATCATAACCATTTCCCATACATGAGATGAAGTCcatcattaaaaaataaagggGAAAACTCACACACATGGGGGCACAAGACACATTGACAAAGCCTTTCGGGATAGATTGGACTCTGAACATATATGCTGGGGATACTCCTAGTATCAAAGAATATTGTAAACACCAAATGGGTATTGATAAGAGTTAAAGGTAGTTAACTCCTGGTACTCAAGGAAGCAAGTTGGCGCATAACAGGGGAAAGTTCTCATTCAAGAAAGGCCACGAGGTCTTCTTTTTCTGTACCTTGATCTTGTAAGCATAAAGAGCAGGTAAAACACACATCATAATGCACATTTTTATGAGGCATATAATACATGTGGAACCAGACAATGTAGTTTGGTCAGAGAGGAAGTTATATCAAAAGAGGCAGGTAACACGAGTGTTGACTTGTGAAGGAAGAGATTGTCAGGTCCACATGTGAGAGAAATTCCCCGACTGGAAATGAAAAAAAGTTACTGCCGTACATAGGTGATGTATGGTTCAAAATTCACCGAAGCCTTTGAATCAAGATAGGGTTCCAAATAAGTACTTGGGCTCCTTGCTGCAATGAATCCCAAGGCGGAATACACCAGAAATAAAACCATAATTACGCTCACAGGAAGTAAaacagaaaaaaataaaatttgaagttTATTCAAGTATTAATATTGTTATAATAGATACATTAAGATGGTAGTAAACTGAAGCTCTCAGTGTCTAAAAAACGCCATAATGTTCATAgagtgagagagagagagagagcaaCCTGAAAAAACTTCTTCAAACCCATTCGCTCTAGAGCCTCAACCATGTTTTTGCGATCAAGACTTGATACAACAGCACATGGAATGCGAGATGTAACTATAGCATCTAACCACTCTTTTATCCCTTCTATTGGTTCTGAGAGCTACAGAAAACATTGCAATATTAGTTACTGCAGCTTAGGAAAACAAAATTCACGTGACATTTTACTGAAAAATCTTACTTCCACAAGCTTGTGATAGTACAACTCCGAGAGTCTCAACTTCAGTCTATCCAAATCAGCCTCAGCCATGCCCCAAAGCAAAACCTAAGATTATGTCAAAGACATCAAAACATAAGCTACAAAGCTAAAGGTCAAAATGTGTGCAAAAAATGGAAACatggtattattattttatccatAAAAAAGTCTCAGATATACATATACAAACTGCAAAAAACTTCTTCAATTTCCAGTCCACTAAGCaaacaaggataggatattagGCAGTTAGGTTCATGAACTTTTAGAAGAAGTGGATGAAACTTGAAAGTATGTAAAACCACCAGGGATTCCCAAACCTTGCGCAGAACATGATCAGCACCTGCATAATGCAAAACTCTTTGCACACTGTCATCTCTAGGAATTTCCTTTCCTGCACAATAACCCACCAATACATCAACCCAATTTCGAGGAATCTCAAGTGTATGACAAGTCCCTGCTTCATAGCTATGCTGCATAGTACAGACAGAAGTGGTCAATCTATGCAAGTGACTAAGATAAAATATCGAGGCCACAAAAAATAGTCTCTATGACAATAATGCGAATATTTTATCTGCTCTAGTGCAAAGACCATTTTTTATGCATGTACCTTGAAATGAAACCTTGGGATGCAAAAACATTGAGG from Primulina tabacum isolate GXHZ01 chromosome 3, ASM2559414v2, whole genome shotgun sequence encodes:
- the LOC142540382 gene encoding 5-amino-6-(5-phospho-D-ribitylamino)uracil phosphatase, chloroplastic-like isoform X5 — encoded protein: MENALSFARSPLPPLSPTLFHSRLPATLRLLRLKRSNSEHGNSTMFARNVFGSNENGSLDGFSSLPKKNFMEEANTRALKLAAWEKLASEEGKEIPRDDSVQRVLHYAGADHVLRKVWESLVLLWGMAEADLDRLKLRLSELYYHKLVELSEPIEGIKEWLDAIVTSRIPCAVVSSLDRKNMVEALERMGLKKFFQAIVSEEDGMDSIAHRFLSAAVKLDRKPSKCVVFEDDPRGITAAHNCTMMAVALIGAHPAYDLGQADLAVASFNELSVINLRRLFADVGSTFMDLQKQVIDKAPSKRKLHIDTFF